The following nucleotide sequence is from Bactrocera oleae isolate idBacOlea1 chromosome 2, idBacOlea1, whole genome shotgun sequence.
CACTATAAGTCGTCTTAATTTTCGTCTGGTTAAGCCGATAACCTGTTCTAATCTCTTCCGGCTGTGTGCTCCCTGGAATAACTACATTTGACGAACACGAGCAACTTATAGTAAATATCGATTGACTTCAGATCAATCGGCTTCCTGGCCAACGCGTTTCTAACCGCTAGTTTCTCATATTCTCTTGTATTCATGGATCCATACGAGatgtttgatattttctttGCTATACTGTCATGTGCATGTTTCAAACCACTCACGGCAAGTGTTATTTCTCAAGTCAAGTCAAAAATTTGGCATTTGTAGTTCCTTCTATTCAAGGGATAACAATATTCTTCCTCTCAGAAACATGAAACCTCGCTTTCAAAAatgatttacatatatatttctgtaaTGTTTTCAAATTTCTCTCATTCCAGGGCGGCTTCCCTTACTGGCTACTCACAAAGTACACGAATATAAAACTGCGTACATCTGATGTCAGTAAGTGACCCGAAGTCTTTCTACAGAATTAAGAACTAACAGTTGCTTTACTTTACTTCGTTTTACAGACTATTTGTTTGAGGTGCGCCTTTGGTATAATGTGCTCTTCAATAAACTCAAGCCATACCTCTATGGAAACGGCGGTCCAATTATTATGGTACAGGTGGAAAATGAGTATGGTTCCTATTATGCTTGTGATAAGAAATACCGCACTTGGCTGCGTGATGAAACACTTGAACATGTGCAAGACAATGCCGTGCTCTTCACTAATGACGGTCCGAGCGTATTGGGCTGTGGTCACATAGAAGGTGTGTTGGCAACCATGGACTTTGGTGCGACCAATCAGATAAGTAATTATTGGGCACGATTGCGGCAGATACAACCGAAAGGACCGTTAGTCAATGCAGAATTTTATCCAGGCTGGCTCACACATTGGTCAGAGCCAATGGCGCGTGTGCGTACCGAGGCGATTTCAAAATCATTcatgtgtgtataaatatatttctatgttattatTTAGATACAATTGTCATTTTTTCTCTGTTCTCTTCACTGTAGTGATATGTTGGATGTTGGTGCCAGTGTCAATTTTTACATGATGTTCGGCGGCACAAACTTTGGCTTCACCGCAGGTGCTAATGATGGTGGTCCCGGTCGTTATCAACCCGATATAACTTCATATGATTATGATGCGCCAATGAGTGAGGCTGGCGATGCCACggaaaaatatcataaattacGTGAAATTATCGGACGTTATTTACCGTTACCGAATATACCAATACCAGCGCCGACCACGAAGAAAAACTACGGTACTATTCGTTTGAATGCTTGCTGTTCGATGCTTTCCGCAAAAGGTCGTGAAATACTTTCGACTGGTGTTGTCTTCGATACAAAACCGAAAACCTTTGAAGCGCTCAATCAGTATTCGGGCTTTGTGCTTTATGAAACTATGCTACCCACGTTCAAACGTGATCCTACCATCTTACGCGCTAGTGGCATACATGATCGGGCCTATGTGCTTATCGACGATCAATTGGTGGGCATACTTTCACGTGAGACACCCATCTATGACCTTCCCATCAGTCCAACCTACGGCAAGCGTTTGCAATTGTTGGTGGAGAATCAAGGCCGCATTAATTTTGGACCGGTAACGGATTTTAAGGGAATCACCAGTAATGTTATGCTAGACAAAGACATATTGACCAATTGGACAATGACAAAGTATCCACTGGAATCTATTGCGGATATCGAAACACTGATAGCCTTAGTAAATGCTGATGACGTCAATATTATACGTCGCTTTCACGAGGAGAAACGTGGCAGCATCTTAAGTAACGGTCCAACTATTTACTATGGTCAATTAACAATTCCAGTCGGACAAGTAGCAGATACGTACTTAGATACGAACGGTTGGGGTAAAGGCTTGGTGTTTATCAATGGCGAAAACTTGGGTCGTTATTGGCCGGTGGCAGGTCCACAGGTGACTCTCTATGTGCCCCAGGAAGTACTTAAGAGTGGCGATAATCGTATTGTGCTAATCGAATATCAACGTGCAGCTCCAGCCAATGAGATTGCCTTCACTGATACACCAAATTTGGATGGTCATTAAATAGTTGCTCAGAACATAAAGTGGTAATTTTGTTTCCTTTAACTATATTCGTAGATTATATAACTTTGTTTTTAACTGATGACAATAAagggattttataaaaaataaatattttcggataagtttttattttggtaCCAAACATGATGAGCCTAAAGGAAGATGCTTTAGACGCAGTCCGTTTGTCAGTTAGAGATATTCGATTATAGGCCCTTGTGAAAGGTAATATAAATCATTGGTGCGGTTGCGTTTAAACTTAAGTTTTACAGAAAACCCCTCGTACAATAAAgatgtatgtacattcgattatatatactttaaagggtGGATGCAAAAATGCCAATTACCAGCAAATTTATCTTAAAGAATAGCTGGATCTGTGgagattgaaataaatatacgaAAAAGTAGAGTTCCTATTTATTAATGTTCATCAAATTATAGTCTCCACCTTGGTGCAACAATTCCGCAGGACTAAAGTTCAATCTCTGttacaaacaacatttttttcctACATCACTTGGCCCTCCGATAGTAATGGTAAAACTCCCAGCGTTTCATGAAAAAACGTTCGTGTCAGCTTTCATTTGTCGAACAATATTAGAGCGCTAAGGCCAACTGAGGGGGAAAACTCAGCTCTCAGCTAAGCAATGCTAATGCTTGCCTTATTAGTGACGGTATTATGCATGAATGCTTAAATGGTGATTTTTAGAGCTTCCTTAACCTCTAAAAAGACTCCGAATAGATTTCGGTAAAGGTCTTTAGGTCCTTTTCGTTTATCCGTCAATGTTAGGGGTTATTTAATCCCAAAAAAGTTCCGAAAAGTGTTAAGTAAATAATCATACTAGTCATTCAATAATCTGTTGACTAACATCAAAAAAGACTCTGAACATAATCACTGAAATTCTTAGAAGCGAATCTCTCTATATTTCAGTTACTTATGTCatcaaaattaaagcagaacagAGTAGCCAGTACTGAgtcttaaaaatgtttttttattaagtttaaatatttgtcaaatgaCAGCAAACCGTTATTTAAAGACATAAACAGCTAAATGACTTTGCAGGAAATTTTACATCCTCATTGCCACACAGACTGGAGgcaattttataacaatttttgttgGACGAAGCGCACAAGAAAAGAAACGGCACAATTACTTTGTTAAAAGTTGATTTGGACCTTTTAAGTAGTACGCGGAAAAAGCAGCCGTGGGCagcgaaataaaattataatggtaagcatgtatgcatgtttgcaggtatatatgtataaatgtgtctATGTTATCTGTAacggtttttaaaaaataagtgaGAAGGACACGTCAAGTTTTCCTTAGGCTCTGTTGTTGTACGCAGTCGCATTCAGTTACTGGCCACATAATACCATACATTGTCCAAGGAATGTTCgtgtgcatataaatattcCATGTAGCCACATGTGCTTAAACTCAtccccatatatgtatgtatgtatgtgtgaagccGCTTAAGCATTAGTCTAAGATCATGCAGACGCCTCACTTTTATACTAATTAGGCGTTCAGAGTCACAGCTTGCGGCTTAGTTTAGACATCTTGAGCCAACACAGCAGTGTCTTCTGCTGGATTACTCAAGTCTttattgaaaatcaaaaatgttttacttttatgccacagttttgttgttgtttgaattACATgagttttatttagtatttttactAATGTGATTTgaacataggtatatatatgtataaactttAGTATTAGAGAGGACAATCCGAAAATATCCGATGGTAATACTATCGCAGAGGAAATTTTATAGAATCGGCCCAATTTAGCGAATGCTCTTTCAGCTACCCACCGGCTCACTCTACCGACGTCATGGTACTTCGACTACAGATTTCACCACGTACGACTGCAAACTTGAGAAAGTCACTCGCCGAATAGAAGCTTTAGTTAAATTATTAGCGGATTGCCTCCACGGAGACTCTATGTAGGCCTACAGAATATGTAATTTTCAGAACGGTCAAAGTACGAGTAGTTAGACCACGTCTAGGTTAAAAAGAGTTAGACTCtttgaaaaaaatcagaaagttagcaaaattttcgtttttcttttgtagGCTAATTACTAATCAGACCGCCCTcgtctacatatatgtaaaatatgtaaaattgatattgtaGATGAATTAATACTTAGAAGTTTAAATagacgtatacatacatacatacaaccataTCCACATATTTAAAACGTGCTACATGACTTTCAACCAGATAATCCTCCTTTTGGCTCATTTATGATTTCAAAATGCATACCTACAGACGCTCAATAAACGTGCTTTGTTGACTTGAACCCCCTTAGCAGGGTAAACGCACTCACACCTGACTTTACAGAGCGGCTTTTATTCAGTATCAGGAGATTCATTTCGGTTACATCGTCTTTGCCTTCGCCTTTGGAGCAAATGAAATTGTAATAATTTACTCATAGTTGATATAATCGCATAAGTAATGATGCTGCAGCACACACAAGCGCTCACAAACACACGCAACTCTCACAGTGCTTGCTACAAGTATGTCTATACgtgtaaatttgtttaataactgTACATTTGCTTACGTCAGCAATTTCAGCGCCACacaagaattattattattatctaaaatttttattatattttttctactcaacaaattttaaaaaattatgaaagaaaGTATGCCATGAATttgcatattaatttttcaataattaccATTGTAAGGTATGTGTGCGCACCTTGTAATAGTtagataataacaaataaatgttATAACAGTGACCAAACTCGTACCATATCTTGATTTTACTTTAAAACCTCAGGTTATGAACTTTTCGGCCTTTTTGAACTTGTATTTgggcatttttttattatcacatAAGCACTTATGTTGAGTATAATTTAGCGTATCAACTATTTTCCAGTTCTGTGAGTTGTAGTCTATTTTAAACACCAACTAATGGTTGTTCATTGAGCATCAGCACTGCGTTTGAGGATCTTAAAGCTCGCTCAAATTTGCGCTTGGTGAGTGACTATAAAGTCAATACTGTGTCTATTTGGTATTTTCTTCGTTTGAAATCAGTAgatattaaattgaaaactttctCAGCCCAAAACCTCAAAAAAATAATCGTATgtatagatattaaaaaatatctgaGAAAAGTAACGTTTTCAAAACTcttgcaaatgaaaaaaaaaaaaaaattataaatgtgaTGATCATTATAAACATCAATGGTCGGTATGCCGTCAAATATGGCATTTACTCATTTTTTACCAAGCACTAATTGTCGTTTAAACTCTTTCTGAGTATTTGTGTTTATAGGTCCATACATTTTTTAGATGGTGAGGGTTATAGTCCCGTATTTATTCTAGTTAATTCaggtttttgaatttgtttgaaattatattttgttggaACTATGTGagtgacattttttgtttaacaatttttttagatgTCGTAACACTGAGCTTCGTGAGAGCACTGTataaataacacattttttataactaaaaaactcatttttgcgagaaaataatttatacaaaatgtaAGAGAAATGTTAGACATTTCCATTCAaaggaaagcaaaaaaaaattttaactatcaGTGAACTTCAGTAATTtaaatcttatatttttatactctgaatagggtatattaagtttgcaacgttgtttgtaacactcaaaacGAAACTTCAGtgatcctataaagtatatatgtacatatataaatgatcaccgtgacgagctgagtcaggAATTACAAACAGTAAAGGTTAACGGATGTCCCAGTGGCCTCTACGGAGTAAAACACTAAAATCTTTCTGAGTAGAAGAGGCAATCAATGATATGTAAAAGACAAGCATATGAATAGAATATGAGGTAAAATTGATAATTGGCTCATTTGACAGCTTTTTTTGTAACTTGTATTTGTATTAGCACTCGGTGAGAATTTTTTGGGTCCTATTACTGCTGATAATGTAATTTtgattt
It contains:
- the Ect3 gene encoding beta-galactosidase, translating into MHVLGLTCCLLLLGVHASYAHRAAGSRNFTVDWDNDRFLKDGEPFRFIAGSFHYFRAHPDSWQRKLQTLRASGLNAVTTYVEWSLHNPKEDTYVWNGIADLENFIKLADELGLLVILRPGPYICAERDFGGFPYWLLTKYTNIKLRTSDVNYLFEVRLWYNVLFNKLKPYLYGNGGPIIMVQVENEYGSYYACDKKYRTWLRDETLEHVQDNAVLFTNDGPSVLGCGHIEGVLATMDFGATNQISNYWARLRQIQPKGPLVNAEFYPGWLTHWSEPMARVRTEAISKSFIDMLDVGASVNFYMMFGGTNFGFTAGANDGGPGRYQPDITSYDYDAPMSEAGDATEKYHKLREIIGRYLPLPNIPIPAPTTKKNYGTIRLNACCSMLSAKGREILSTGVVFDTKPKTFEALNQYSGFVLYETMLPTFKRDPTILRASGIHDRAYVLIDDQLVGILSRETPIYDLPISPTYGKRLQLLVENQGRINFGPVTDFKGITSNVMLDKDILTNWTMTKYPLESIADIETLIALVNADDVNIIRRFHEEKRGSILSNGPTIYYGQLTIPVGQVADTYLDTNGWGKGLVFINGENLGRYWPVAGPQVTLYVPQEVLKSGDNRIVLIEYQRAAPANEIAFTDTPNLDGH